A stretch of the Actinomycetota bacterium genome encodes the following:
- a CDS encoding FG-GAP repeat protein, translating into MPLPLVGGSAQQRKLTASDAAAGDAFGASVAVSGSIAVLGAPFKYSFAGAAYVFVKSAGVWSQQAELIGSDTASGDWFGFSVAISGPTVVVGAYQRNSDTGAAYVFAETGGIWSQQAELTPPATAAVHAFGYSVAVSGPTVVVGAPDTRSATGAAYVFVASGGTWMQQARLASSDPAVFDQFGFSVGVSASTAVVGAWKKNSSTGAAYVFGESNGVWSQQAELTASDAASNDRFGGSVAVSGSTAVIGAPFKNSQTGAAYVFVESAGAWSEQAELTASDAASGDEFGTSVSISDSTAVVGAPAKRSSTGAGYVYTGLGGAWSQQALLRARDAASGDYFGASVAVSGSTVVAGAPIKDSYTGAAYVFVLPAS; encoded by the coding sequence ATGCCCCTGCCTCTTGTCGGCGGCTCCGCCCAGCAACGAAAGCTCACGGCGTCTGACGCCGCGGCGGGCGATGCGTTTGGCGCCTCGGTGGCCGTTTCCGGCTCCATCGCGGTGCTGGGCGCGCCCTTCAAGTACTCCTTCGCGGGTGCGGCGTACGTGTTCGTGAAATCGGCCGGGGTCTGGTCCCAGCAGGCGGAACTCATCGGCTCCGACACCGCCTCCGGTGACTGGTTCGGGTTCTCAGTGGCTATCTCAGGCCCCACCGTCGTGGTGGGGGCGTACCAGCGGAACTCAGATACCGGGGCCGCATATGTATTCGCCGAAACGGGAGGGATCTGGTCACAACAGGCCGAGCTCACCCCTCCCGCCACCGCGGCGGTCCACGCTTTCGGGTACTCGGTCGCCGTCTCCGGTCCCACCGTAGTGGTGGGGGCACCCGACACGAGATCGGCGACGGGGGCGGCCTACGTGTTCGTGGCCTCGGGCGGGACCTGGATGCAGCAGGCGAGGCTCGCCTCCTCCGACCCCGCCGTCTTCGACCAGTTCGGGTTCTCCGTGGGAGTGTCCGCCTCTACCGCCGTCGTGGGGGCGTGGAAGAAGAACTCCTCCACCGGGGCGGCCTACGTGTTCGGGGAGTCGAACGGGGTGTGGTCCCAACAGGCCGAGCTCACTGCCTCCGACGCTGCGTCGAACGACCGGTTCGGCGGGTCGGTGGCCGTCTCCGGGTCCACCGCTGTGATTGGGGCACCCTTCAAGAACTCCCAGACGGGCGCGGCCTACGTGTTCGTGGAATCAGCGGGGGCCTGGTCCGAGCAGGCCGAGCTCACTGCCAGCGACGCCGCGTCGGGCGACGAGTTCGGCACATCGGTGTCCATCTCCGACTCCACCGCTGTGGTTGGCGCGCCCGCGAAGCGATCGTCCACTGGGGCGGGCTACGTCTACACAGGGCTTGGCGGGGCCTGGTCTCAACAGGCACTGCTCCGCGCCCGGGACGCCGCGTCGGGCGATTACTTCGGTGCTTCGGTGGCGGTCTCCGGCTCCACCGTGGTGGCAGGGGCCCCCATCAAGGACTCGTACACGGGGGCGGCCTACGTCTTCGTCTTGCCCGCTTCGTAG